The proteins below are encoded in one region of Oryzias melastigma strain HK-1 linkage group LG7, ASM292280v2, whole genome shotgun sequence:
- the LOC112158649 gene encoding peptidase M20 domain-containing protein 2 isoform X2 has translation MSELQLKQRVSLCIDDAKTKLHSLSQDIWSCPELAYQEVRSHDRLVAFFHQEGGWQVDSHFKLDTAFRACWRSAGVAQGHEVSLGFLCEYDALPGIGHACGHNLIAEVGAAAAVGLKAALEDEQKLPVQVKVTVLGTPAEEEGGGKVDMLREGAFEGLDVVFMAHPSKEDATYLPCVSEQDVTVKYHGKAAHASAYPWKGINALDAAVLCYNNLSALRQQMKPDWRVHGIIKNGGVKPNIIPDYTELEYYLRTPSRTELPVLKAKAESCFRSAAMATGCEVEIEFTKNQYDNILRISALEDLYERNGTALGMNFTTDEDVLKNESGSTDFGNVTFAVPGIHPYFYIGSDALNHTDEYRAAAGDERAQFFALRVAKALAMTALDLLLHPELLEKVKQEFTEARRRDDQR, from the exons ATGTCGGAGCTCCAGCTGAAACAGAGAGTCAGCTTGTGCATAGATGACGCCAAAACGAAGCTCCACAGCCTCAGTCAGGACATCTGGAGCTGCCCGGAGCTGGCCTACCAGGAGGTCAGATCTCACGACAGACTGGTGGCATTTTTCCATCAGGAGGGAGGCTGGCAGGTCGACAGCCACTTCAAACTGGACACGGCGTTCAGGGCCTGTTGGAGGTCTGCGGGTGTAGCTCAGGGTCACGAGGTCAGCCTGGGTTTCCTGTGTGAGTACGACGCCTTGCCTGGGATCGGGCACGCTTGTGGACATAACTTGATAGCCGAGgttggagctgctgcagctgtcgGCCTCAAGGCCGCACTGGAAGATGAACAGAAACTTCCCGTCCAGGTCAAG GTGACAGTGCTGGGAACTCCAGCTGAGGAGGAGGGTGGAGGGAAGGTCGACATGTTGAGGGAAGGAGCGTTTGAAGGTTTGGATGTGGTGTTCATGGCCCATCCATCAAAGGAGGATGCCACGTACCTCCCCTGTGTGTCCGAGCAGGA TGTTACAGTGAAGTATCATGGGAAGGCGGCTCATGCTTCAGCCTACCCCTGGAAGGGCATCAATGCTCTGGATGCGGCTGTGCTTTGCTACAACAATCTGTCTGCGCTCCGACAGCAGATGAAACCGGACTGGAGAGTCCACG GGATCATAAAGAACGGAGGAGTGAAGCCCAACATCATCCCTGACTATACTGAGCTGGAGTATTATCTGAGAACTCCGTCAAGAACTGAACTTCCTGTCCTGAAGGCCAAAGCTGAGAGTTGTTTTCGTTCAGCCGCCATGGCAACAGGCTGTGAG GTTGAAATTGAATTTACCAAAAACCAATATGACAACATCTTACGTATCTCTGCTCTGGAGGATCTCTATGAGAGAAACGGCACAGCTCTGGGGATGAACTTCACCACTGATGAAGATGTTCTCAAGAATGAATCTG GCTCAACGGACTTTGGGAATGTGACATTTGCTGTTCCTGGCATTCATCCATACTTCTACATCGGCTCGGATGCCCTAAACCACACAGATGAGTACAGAGCTGCTGCAG GTGATGAAAGAGCTCAGTTCTTTGCTCTGCGGGTGGCGAAGGCTCTGGCCATGACCGCTCTGGATTTACTGCTGCATCCAGAGCTGCTGGAGAAGGTGAAACAGGAGTTCACAGAGGCCAGAAGAAGGGATGACCAGAGATAG
- the LOC112158649 gene encoding peptidase M20 domain-containing protein 2 isoform X1 — protein MSELQLKQRVSLCIDDAKTKLHSLSQDIWSCPELAYQEVRSHDRLVAFFHQEGGWQVDSHFKLDTAFRACWRSAGVAQGHEVSLGFLCEYDALPGIGHACGHNLIAEVGAAAAVGLKAALEDEQKLPVQVKVTVLGTPAEEEGGGKVDMLREGAFEGLDVVFMAHPSKEDATYLPCVSEQDVTVKYHGKAAHASAYPWKGINALDAAVLCYNNLSALRQQMKPDWRVHGEERRHVRSVTARILCHCSTITICSSGIIKNGGVKPNIIPDYTELEYYLRTPSRTELPVLKAKAESCFRSAAMATGCEVEIEFTKNQYDNILRISALEDLYERNGTALGMNFTTDEDVLKNESGSTDFGNVTFAVPGIHPYFYIGSDALNHTDEYRAAAGDERAQFFALRVAKALAMTALDLLLHPELLEKVKQEFTEARRRDDQR, from the exons ATGTCGGAGCTCCAGCTGAAACAGAGAGTCAGCTTGTGCATAGATGACGCCAAAACGAAGCTCCACAGCCTCAGTCAGGACATCTGGAGCTGCCCGGAGCTGGCCTACCAGGAGGTCAGATCTCACGACAGACTGGTGGCATTTTTCCATCAGGAGGGAGGCTGGCAGGTCGACAGCCACTTCAAACTGGACACGGCGTTCAGGGCCTGTTGGAGGTCTGCGGGTGTAGCTCAGGGTCACGAGGTCAGCCTGGGTTTCCTGTGTGAGTACGACGCCTTGCCTGGGATCGGGCACGCTTGTGGACATAACTTGATAGCCGAGgttggagctgctgcagctgtcgGCCTCAAGGCCGCACTGGAAGATGAACAGAAACTTCCCGTCCAGGTCAAG GTGACAGTGCTGGGAACTCCAGCTGAGGAGGAGGGTGGAGGGAAGGTCGACATGTTGAGGGAAGGAGCGTTTGAAGGTTTGGATGTGGTGTTCATGGCCCATCCATCAAAGGAGGATGCCACGTACCTCCCCTGTGTGTCCGAGCAGGA TGTTACAGTGAAGTATCATGGGAAGGCGGCTCATGCTTCAGCCTACCCCTGGAAGGGCATCAATGCTCTGGATGCGGCTGTGCTTTGCTACAACAATCTGTCTGCGCTCCGACAGCAGATGAAACCGGACTGGAGAGTCCACGGTGAGGAGCGTCGCCATGTCCGCTCCGTGACGGCTCGGATTCTCTGTCACTGTTCCACTATCACTATATGCTCTTCAGGGATCATAAAGAACGGAGGAGTGAAGCCCAACATCATCCCTGACTATACTGAGCTGGAGTATTATCTGAGAACTCCGTCAAGAACTGAACTTCCTGTCCTGAAGGCCAAAGCTGAGAGTTGTTTTCGTTCAGCCGCCATGGCAACAGGCTGTGAG GTTGAAATTGAATTTACCAAAAACCAATATGACAACATCTTACGTATCTCTGCTCTGGAGGATCTCTATGAGAGAAACGGCACAGCTCTGGGGATGAACTTCACCACTGATGAAGATGTTCTCAAGAATGAATCTG GCTCAACGGACTTTGGGAATGTGACATTTGCTGTTCCTGGCATTCATCCATACTTCTACATCGGCTCGGATGCCCTAAACCACACAGATGAGTACAGAGCTGCTGCAG GTGATGAAAGAGCTCAGTTCTTTGCTCTGCGGGTGGCGAAGGCTCTGGCCATGACCGCTCTGGATTTACTGCTGCATCCAGAGCTGCTGGAGAAGGTGAAACAGGAGTTCACAGAGGCCAGAAGAAGGGATGACCAGAGATAG
- the cfap206 gene encoding cilia- and flagella-associated protein 206: protein MSQFDAERDIQNIVGELVQECTRRGHVLTETLVTFMVKAVILDPTNGIDAERKLTEQDTEKLKKLCLEKLLEKGSPSLDSIKMQLYFYMNYTSQREFLKEIHVSLDSRLCPLSRQITDCRVKTSQESDAVYSRIITYILLQSSMGSPTDVDSVQEVKAALQSIFPQSELRSFMFLPKKKKEEQLQELAMISTGIRLFNKASQDREGQFDIRELLPTVLKDALSSTGQTIRKELSETRTLAWKFTAVLEKLTQCSRQRRHSEDPVALLKQALYNVRAHEGFLKVLLTDASSCEKVVELLQTDLSSQLKILTETLKPSETAPAQRVITSFKALSSMWSRLLDEAELLNFLHNISVNLRPFVASQASVGSEAGLDSLQGAAEVKSDEQRVAESSGEQIDPAQAETKEWLMPEAASSYSELPLQYNGFCGYTLVNSDGLLLPGNPHIGVLKHEGKLYAFSSKEAALKFASSPDAFAAEVVEKVKRSPELIPLLNLHQQLSYANPYSVVKKEENLGTGSSCKCDSGTQTDIHPIETNIDKSYEWNEWELRRKALQLVNLRKKVTHSSQTNQSHMRRENATQTWLQKDAACQSKRDCGSNATVPHVYLAGVTGQKQAHVVKVNLSKPAYED, encoded by the exons ATGTCTCAATTTGACGCAGAAAGAGATATCCAAAATATAGTCGGGGAGCTCGTGCAGGAGTGCACGAGGCGGGGGCACGTGCTGACAGAGACTCTAGTGACGTTTATG GTGAAAGCTGTCATTCTGGACCCTACGAACGGCATTGATGCTGAGAGAAAACTCACAGAACAAGACACCGAGAAGCTTAAAAAG CTGTGTCTGGAGAAACTTCTGGAGAAGGGCAGCCCATCACTCGACAGCATCAAAATGCAGCTGTATTTCTACATGAATTACACCTCTCAGC GTGAGTTTCTCAAAGAAATCCATGTCAGTCTGGATTCTCGACTGTGTCCGCTGAGTCGGCAGATAACAGACTGCAGAGTGAAAACCAGCCAAGAATCTGACGCGGTTTACAGCAGAATTATTACTTACATCTTGCTGCAATCTTCCATGGGCTCACCCACAGACGTGGACAGCGTACAGGAAGTTAAAG CTGCCCTTCAGAGTATTTTTCCTCAGTCTGAGCTGAGGTCCTTCATGTTTCTGCcgaagaaaaagaaggaagagcAGCTCCAGGAGCTCGCCATGATCTCCACGGGGATACGGCTCTTCAACAAGGCCAGCCAGGACAGAGAGGGGCAGTTTGACATCCGAGAACTGT TGCCCACTGTCCTGAAAGACGCCCTCTCATCCACCGGACAAACTATCAGGAAGGAGCTGAGTGAGACCCGGACTTTAGCCTGGAAATTCACGGCTGTCCTGGAGAAACTAACGCAGTGCAGCCGTCAGAGAAGACACAGTGAAGATCCTGTCGCCCTGCTCAAACAGGCTCTCTACAATGTTAGGGCTCATGAGGGCTTTCTCAAAGTCTTACTG ACTGATGCAAGCTCGTGCGAGAAGGTCGTTGAACTTCTTCAGACTGATCTCTCATCCCAGCTGAAGATCCTGACAGAAACTCTGAAACCTTCAGAAACTGCACCAGCTCAGAGAGTCATC ACTTCATTCAAAGCCCTCTCATCAATGTGGTCTCGGCTTCTGGATGAGGCAGAGCTCCTGAACTTCCTTCACAACATCTCAGTGAATCTTCGTCCATTCGTGGCCTCGCAGGCAAGTGTTGGTTCTGAAGCTGGTCTGGACagcctgcagggggcagcagaggtGAAGAGTGATGAGCAGAGGGTGGCAGAGTCTTCTG GTGAGCAGATTGATCCAGCCCAAGCAGAGACAAAGGAATGGCTCATGCCTGAAGCAGCGTCCAGCTACAGTGAACTGCCGCTTCAATATAACGGTTTCTGTGGTTACACGTTGGTGAACAGTGATGGCCTTCTGCTGCCAG GAAATCCACACATTGGAGTCCTGAAGCACGAGGGAAAGCTCTACGCTTTCAGCTCCAAAGAAGCCGCCTTGAAATTTGCCTCCAGTCCAGATGCTTTTGCTGCAGAGGTGGTGGAAAAAGTCAAACGCTCTCCTGAACTCATCCCCCTTCTCAACCTCCATCAGCAGCTCTCCTACGCCAATCCGTACTCGGTG GTGAAGAAAGAGGAGAACTTGGGGACAGGGTCCTCCTGTAAATGTGACAGTGGAACACAGACAGACATCCACCCCATagaaacaaacattgacaaGTCGTATGAGTGGAATGAATGGGAACTTCGGCGAAAAGCTCTCCAACTG GTGAATCTGCGAAAAAAAGTGACGCACTCCAGTCAGACGAACCAGAGCCACATGAGGCGGGAAAATGCAACTCAGACCTGGCTGCAGAAGGACGCCGCGTGCCAAAGCAAGAGAGACTGCGGCAGCAATGCCACCGTGCCGCACGTCTACCTGGCAGGTGTGACTGGACAAAAACAGGCTCATGTGGTCAAAGTGAACCTGTCCAAACCTGCTTATGAAGACTGA